One window of Lytechinus variegatus isolate NC3 chromosome 2, Lvar_3.0, whole genome shotgun sequence genomic DNA carries:
- the LOC121409294 gene encoding protein spinster homolog 1-like isoform X2: MIPPPAKKQQPTEETDDIQNQPSASGNLVEMAATSEWSGDKRPLLREDEGDEDDCDTEVMDFAQRSNLGRGQQNKVNGYDVVRTDTTCTEPDPVTTDPQDKKPPCSAYLTVVVLFCVNLLNYSDRYTIAANLNDIQEYFNITDDNSKAGLLQTIFIVGYMLTSPIFGYLGDRYSRKLLVAFGITTWSGLTLAGSFIPADYFWAFLLLRGLVGIGEASYVTIAATLIGDLFVGNRRTRMLMLFYFAIPVGSGLGYIGGKLVAELAGDWKWALRFTPPLGIVCVILILFLVKEPKRGQAETGEHSMANTSYITDIMALIRNKSYIFSTFGLTTVCWITGALALWAVTAVEDAYKIQGIDPNSVSILFGVVTVVSGFLGVGIGTTIAQLLRRKTDKADPLVCAAGMLLSAPFLFVALQFSDRSVGITWTFVFIAETLICLNWALVPDILLAVLIPTRRSTGNAIQMLISHLLGDALSPYLVGAVSDAIRDSDKDSDVTQAQYTSLIYALYMTCYVTVLGGGFFLCNALYFAADKKRVETIVANERLRGDPGQVQIDVTITS; this comes from the exons ATGATACCACCGCCAGCGAAAAAGCAACAGCCAACAGAAGAAACAGATGACATTCAGAATCAGCCTTCGGCAAGTGGCAATTTGGTGGAAATGGCTGCTACTTCGGAATGGTCAGGCGATAAGCGCCCGTTGCTTCGGGAGGACGAAGGGGACGAAGATGATTGCGATACGGAGGTGATGGATTTTGCACAGCGATCCAATTTAGGACGTGGTCAACAAAACAAAGTGAATGGATATGATGTTGTTAGAACtgatactacatgtacagagCCTGATCCTGTGACTACTGATCCTCAAGATAAAAAACCACCATGCTCAGCATATTTGACTGTCGTTGTGCTATTTTGTGTAAATCTTCTCAATTATTCGGATCGTTATACAATTGCAG CTAACCTCAATGACATACAGGAATATTTCAACATTACTGATGACAACAGTAAAGCAGGTCTCCTCCAGACGATCTTCATTGTAGGTTACATGTTGACATCACCGATCTTTGGTTATCTTGGTGATCGTTACTCCAGGAAACTTCTCGTAGCCTTTGGTATTACCACCTGGTCTGGGCTAACACTTGCTGGTTCATTTATCCCTGCAGAT TATTTCTGGGCCTTTCTACTCCTCAGAGGTCTAGTAGGAATAGGAGAAGCAAGTTATGTAACAATAGCTGCTACTCTAATAGGAGATCTCTTTGTTGGTAATAGAAGAACAAGGATGCTTATGCTGTTTTACTTTGCTATTCCAGTTGGAAG tgGTCTAGGCTATATAGGTGGCAAGCTTGTTGCAGAGCTAGCTGGTGATTGGAAATGGGCTTTAAGA TTCACACCTCCACTTGGTATTGTGTGTGTAATACTGATTCTATTCTTAGTGAAAGAACCTAAGAGAGGACAGGCTGAAACAGGTGAACATTCTATGGCAAACACAAGCTATATCACTGATATCATGGCTCTCATTAGAAA CAAAAGCTATATTTTTTCCACCTTTGGACTGACAACTGTTTGTTGGATAACTGGAGCTCTTGCATTGTGGGCCGTGACTGCCGTGGAAGATGCATACAAAATACAAGGCATCGATCCCAATAG TGTTAGCATCCTATTTGGTGTTGTAACAGTAGTATCAGGTTTCTTAGGTGTTGGTATTGGGACCACCATTGCCCAGTTACTGCGTAGAAAGACAGATAAAGCAGATCCATTGGTCTGTGCTGCAGGCATGTTACTCAGTGCTCCTTTTCTCTTCGTAGCGCTTCAGTTTTCTGATCGTTCTGTTGGCATAACATGG ACCTTTGTATTCATAGCTGAAACACTGATTTGTTTGAATTGGGCATTGGTTCCTGATATACTATTG GCTGTATTGATACCTACAAGGAGATCAACAGGGAATGCTATTCAGATGTTGATATCACATTTATTAGGTGATGCCCTCAGTCCTTATCTTGTTGGAGCG GTGTCTGATGCAATCCGAGACAGTGATAAAGATTCCGACGTTACCCAAGCTCAGTATACTAGTCTGATCTATGCTCTGTATATGACATGTTATGTAACTGTTCTTGGAGGAGGGTTCTTCTTATGCAATGCTTTATACTTTGCTGCTGACAAGAAGAGAGTGGAGACTATTGTTGCAA ATGAAAGATTAAGAGGAGACCCAGGCCAAGTACAGATCGATGTTACTATTACATCATAG
- the LOC121409294 gene encoding protein spinster homolog 1-like isoform X1, with protein sequence MIPPPAKKQQPTEETDDIQNQPSASGNLVEMAATSEWSGDKRPLLREDEGDEDDCDTEVMDFAQRSNLGRGQQNKVNGYDVVRTDTTCTEPDPVTTDPQDKKPPCSAYLTVVVLFCVNLLNYSDRYTIAANLNDIQEYFNITDDNSKAGLLQTIFIVGYMLTSPIFGYLGDRYSRKLLVAFGITTWSGLTLAGSFIPADYFWAFLLLRGLVGIGEASYVTIAATLIGDLFVGNRRTRMLMLFYFAIPVGSGLGYIGGKLVAELAGDWKWALRFTPPLGIVCVILILFLVKEPKRGQAETGEHSMANTSYITDIMALIRNKSYIFSTFGLTTVCWITGALALWAVTAVEDAYKIQGIDPNSVSILFGVVTVVSGFLGVGIGTTIAQLLRRKTDKADPLVCAAGMLLSAPFLFVALQFSDRSVGITWTFVFIAETLICLNWALVPDILLAVLIPTRRSTGNAIQMLISHLLGDALSPYLVGAVSDAIRDSDKDSDVTQAQYTSLIYALYMTCYVTVLGGGFFLCNALYFAADKKRVETIVAKMKLGNNSPQSSVNVDMKD encoded by the exons ATGATACCACCGCCAGCGAAAAAGCAACAGCCAACAGAAGAAACAGATGACATTCAGAATCAGCCTTCGGCAAGTGGCAATTTGGTGGAAATGGCTGCTACTTCGGAATGGTCAGGCGATAAGCGCCCGTTGCTTCGGGAGGACGAAGGGGACGAAGATGATTGCGATACGGAGGTGATGGATTTTGCACAGCGATCCAATTTAGGACGTGGTCAACAAAACAAAGTGAATGGATATGATGTTGTTAGAACtgatactacatgtacagagCCTGATCCTGTGACTACTGATCCTCAAGATAAAAAACCACCATGCTCAGCATATTTGACTGTCGTTGTGCTATTTTGTGTAAATCTTCTCAATTATTCGGATCGTTATACAATTGCAG CTAACCTCAATGACATACAGGAATATTTCAACATTACTGATGACAACAGTAAAGCAGGTCTCCTCCAGACGATCTTCATTGTAGGTTACATGTTGACATCACCGATCTTTGGTTATCTTGGTGATCGTTACTCCAGGAAACTTCTCGTAGCCTTTGGTATTACCACCTGGTCTGGGCTAACACTTGCTGGTTCATTTATCCCTGCAGAT TATTTCTGGGCCTTTCTACTCCTCAGAGGTCTAGTAGGAATAGGAGAAGCAAGTTATGTAACAATAGCTGCTACTCTAATAGGAGATCTCTTTGTTGGTAATAGAAGAACAAGGATGCTTATGCTGTTTTACTTTGCTATTCCAGTTGGAAG tgGTCTAGGCTATATAGGTGGCAAGCTTGTTGCAGAGCTAGCTGGTGATTGGAAATGGGCTTTAAGA TTCACACCTCCACTTGGTATTGTGTGTGTAATACTGATTCTATTCTTAGTGAAAGAACCTAAGAGAGGACAGGCTGAAACAGGTGAACATTCTATGGCAAACACAAGCTATATCACTGATATCATGGCTCTCATTAGAAA CAAAAGCTATATTTTTTCCACCTTTGGACTGACAACTGTTTGTTGGATAACTGGAGCTCTTGCATTGTGGGCCGTGACTGCCGTGGAAGATGCATACAAAATACAAGGCATCGATCCCAATAG TGTTAGCATCCTATTTGGTGTTGTAACAGTAGTATCAGGTTTCTTAGGTGTTGGTATTGGGACCACCATTGCCCAGTTACTGCGTAGAAAGACAGATAAAGCAGATCCATTGGTCTGTGCTGCAGGCATGTTACTCAGTGCTCCTTTTCTCTTCGTAGCGCTTCAGTTTTCTGATCGTTCTGTTGGCATAACATGG ACCTTTGTATTCATAGCTGAAACACTGATTTGTTTGAATTGGGCATTGGTTCCTGATATACTATTG GCTGTATTGATACCTACAAGGAGATCAACAGGGAATGCTATTCAGATGTTGATATCACATTTATTAGGTGATGCCCTCAGTCCTTATCTTGTTGGAGCG GTGTCTGATGCAATCCGAGACAGTGATAAAGATTCCGACGTTACCCAAGCTCAGTATACTAGTCTGATCTATGCTCTGTATATGACATGTTATGTAACTGTTCTTGGAGGAGGGTTCTTCTTATGCAATGCTTTATACTTTGCTGCTGACAAGAAGAGAGTGGAGACTATTGTTGCAA AAATGAAGTTAGGAAACAACTCACCACAGTCATCTGTGAATGTCGAT ATGAAAGATTAA